CCGGTTCGCGTCGGTGGTGCGGCTCGCGCACGAGTACGGCGTCGACGCCAGCATCGGGCGCTTTCGCGGGTCGACCGCGATCGCCGGCGGCCGCGAGCAGTTCTTCGCCGCCTTTCGCGCCGCGCTCGAGGAGCTGCTGCCGTTGGCCGAGTCGCTGGGCGTGCGAATCGTGCTCGAGCCGCAGACGAAGTACGTCGGCGACACGCTCAACACGATCGCCGAGACGGTGGCGTTCATTCGCAGCTTCGACACCCGCGCGCTGACGTTCGAAGCGGACTTCCACCATCAGGCGCTCGAGGAGCGCAGTCTGGTCGCCTCGCTGGTCGAAGGCGCGCGTAGCGGGCTGATGAGCTACGTGCAGATCAGCGACTCGACCCGCGGCGCGCCGGGGACCGGCAGCTTCAACTGGATGGACCTGCTGGCGACGCTCAAGGCCACCGGCTACGACGGCTGGCTGGCGATGGAGTTCCTGCAGCAAGGCGAGAGCGAGCGGTTCGCCGCGCAAGCGTTCGCGACGGTCAGCGCCGTGCTGCGCCAGCTCCAGCCGTGAACGCGGCGCCGCTGTCGCTGGGGGTCGTCGCCGACGACTTCACCGGTGCCGGCGACATCGCCAACACGCTCGTGCTGGGCGGCATGCGCACCGTGCTGACGATCGGCGCACCGCGATCCGACCGCGACTACGGCGACGCGCAAGCTCTGGTCGTCGCCCTCAAGACGCGCTCGATCGCCGCGCCCGACGCGGTGGCGCAGTCGCTCGACGCGCTCGAGGCGCTGCGCGCTCGGGGGGCGCGCGCGTTCGTCTTCAAGTATTGCTCGACGTTCGACTCGACCGACGCCGGCAACATCGGTCCGGTCG
This DNA window, taken from Candidatus Sulfotelmatobacter sp., encodes the following:
- a CDS encoding sugar phosphate isomerase/epimerase family protein, which codes for MKLAYMMTTPEAQPMALCWHGEPAYVIGRIAEIGYAGVELQVRDPGAFDHAAIAALARNAGIAITGVSTGSIGASDKLFLTAADPVVRRRAIDRFASVVRLAHEYGVDASIGRFRGSTAIAGGREQFFAAFRAALEELLPLAESLGVRIVLEPQTKYVGDTLNTIAETVAFIRSFDTRALTFEADFHHQALEERSLVASLVEGARSGLMSYVQISDSTRGAPGTGSFNWMDLLATLKATGYDGWLAMEFLQQGESERFAAQAFATVSAVLRQLQP